From one Chloroflexota bacterium genomic stretch:
- a CDS encoding CoA transferase gives MRRPCPPSPAAPPRSSATSSPPAAWACRAASNRRRSHERGGPMAKILEGVRVLDFSRVAAAPLCTLLLADFGAEVIKVEAPGVGDDSRTLPPLLGKWPYHFTQWNRGKKSVTLDLRKPEARKIALDIAKKSDVIVENFKPGMMKAWGLSYDDVKAVNPRAVYASLSGFGQTGPYSPMMAYDFAVVAMGGLTGMNGEPDKPPMPLPFSVADFHSPLYLTIAILAAIMQQRQTGQGQWIDISMHDTVWYLVGSFAIPKYFAENVVIERTGGENEMAGRGVFKAKDDYIYIGCVSNRQWQTMLKLVGGDELANDPDWAGRKGRRKHRQDADALIDVWLSDKTAEEAMQILLKNRVASGIVKSVDQLLHDTHIAARGMIKEVDQPGVGKLKVIGSPFQHMSGMQYDFNKPAPELGQHNRDVYASILGFDDAKLAQLREQGVI, from the coding sequence ATGCGGCGCCCCTGTCCACCATCACCGGCGGCGCCTCCGAGATCCAGCGCAACGTCATCGCCACCCGCGGCCTGGGCCTGCCGCGCGGCGAGTAACCGCCGCCGCAGTCATGAGAGAGGAGGCCCCATGGCAAAGATACTCGAAGGTGTGCGCGTCCTGGACTTCTCCCGGGTCGCCGCCGCGCCGCTCTGCACGCTCCTCCTAGCCGATTTCGGGGCGGAGGTCATCAAGGTGGAGGCGCCCGGAGTCGGCGACGATTCACGGACGCTGCCGCCGCTGCTGGGCAAGTGGCCCTACCACTTCACCCAGTGGAACCGGGGCAAAAAGAGCGTCACCCTCGACCTCCGGAAGCCCGAGGCACGCAAGATCGCCCTGGATATCGCCAAGAAGTCGGACGTCATCGTTGAGAACTTCAAGCCGGGGATGATGAAGGCCTGGGGCCTGAGCTATGACGATGTGAAGGCCGTCAACCCGCGCGCCGTCTACGCCTCCCTCTCCGGCTTCGGCCAGACGGGGCCCTACAGCCCCATGATGGCCTACGACTTCGCCGTTGTGGCGATGGGCGGACTGACCGGCATGAACGGCGAGCCCGATAAGCCGCCAATGCCTCTCCCCTTCTCCGTCGCCGATTTCCACAGCCCGCTCTATCTCACCATCGCCATCCTGGCCGCTATCATGCAGCAGCGCCAGACAGGCCAGGGCCAGTGGATAGACATTTCGATGCACGATACGGTCTGGTATCTCGTCGGCTCCTTCGCCATCCCCAAGTACTTCGCGGAAAATGTCGTCATCGAGCGCACGGGCGGCGAGAACGAGATGGCCGGGCGAGGCGTCTTCAAGGCGAAGGACGACTACATCTACATCGGGTGCGTCTCCAACCGCCAGTGGCAGACGATGCTCAAGCTCGTCGGCGGCGACGAGCTGGCGAACGACCCGGACTGGGCGGGACGCAAGGGCCGCCGGAAGCACCGCCAGGACGCCGATGCGCTGATTGACGTCTGGCTGAGCGATAAGACGGCAGAGGAGGCGATGCAGATCCTCCTCAAGAACCGCGTCGCCTCCGGGATCGTGAAGTCCGTGGACCAGCTGCTGCACGATACGCACATCGCGGCCCGCGGCATGATCAAAGAAGTGGACCAGCCTGGAGTGGGGAAGCTGAAGGTCATCGGCTCGCCCTTCCAGCACATGTCCGGCATGCAGTATGACTTCAACAAACCCGCGCCCGAGCTGGGCCAGCACAATAGGGACGTCTACGCCTCCATCCTCGGCTTTGACGATGCCAAGCTCGCCCAGCTCCGCGAGCAGGGCGTCATCTAG